From the Cucurbita pepo subsp. pepo cultivar mu-cu-16 chromosome LG05, ASM280686v2, whole genome shotgun sequence genome, one window contains:
- the LOC111795827 gene encoding E3 ubiquitin-protein ligase SIRP1-like, whose amino-acid sequence MDESIATRYWCHMCSQMVNPIIDVEIKCPFCRSGFVEEMNNGDVSRDNNELESDFGSERALSLWAPILLGMMGNPRGRRRFRHLEFDEDDGDNDNDEGEGHRLTEPTDLDRELDSVMRRRRSSATILQLLQGIRAGMATESENFERERNRERERVILINPFNQTIVVQGGGGQTENQNHPIGSLGDYFVGPGLDLLLQHLAENDPNRHGTPPAHKEAVDALPTVRVKDNLQCSVCLDDFEVDAEAKEMPCRHKFHTGCILPWLELHSSCPVCRHQLPADESKRDVDGGGSTRFMGDLNINNNGGGFGEIEDGRNNASESRFSFPWPFNGLFSSQAGAGNSSGGSTSDSQRDDSSI is encoded by the coding sequence ATGGACGAGTCAATTGCAACAAGATATTGGTGTCACATGTGTTCTCAAATGGTGAATCCCATCATTGATGTAGAAATTAAATGCCCCTTCTGCCGTAGTGGCTTTGTCGAAGAGATGAATAACGGCGATGTTTCCCGTGACAATAATGAGCTCGAATCCGATTTTGGATCGGAGCGAGCTTTATCTCTTTGGGCCCCGATCTTGCTTGGTATGATGGGAAATCCCCGAGGCCGGCGAAGATTCAGGCATCTAGAGTTCGATGAGGATGATGGTGATAACGACAATGATGAAGGGGAAGGGCATCGCCTGACTGAGCCGACTGACTTGGACCGAGAGCTTGATTCAGTcatgaggaggaggagaagctCAGCTACCATTCTACAATTGCTCCAAGGTATTAGAGCTGGAATGGCAACTGAATCAGAGaattttgagagagagaggaacagAGAGCGAGAGCGGGTTATTCTCATAAATCCTTTCAATCAAACCATTGTAGTTCAAGGAGGAGGAGGTCAAACTGAGAATCAAAACCACCCCATTGGGTCGTTGGGTGATTATTTCGTTGGACCTGGTTTGGATTTGCTATTGCAACATCTAGCTGAGAATGATCCTAATAGACATGGCACTCCACCAGCGCATAAGGAGGCAGTTGATGCGCTGCCCACAGTGAGAGTTAAGGATAATTTGCAATGTTCAGTGTGTTTGGATGATTTTGAGGTTGATGCAGAGGCCAAGGAGATGCCGTGCAGGCATAAGTTTCACACTGGTTGTATTCTGCCATGGCTGGAGCTTCATAGTTCTTGCCCTGTTTGTAGGCATCAATTGCCTGCAGATGAATCCAAGCGAGATGTTGATGGTGGTGGGTCTACTAGGTTCATGGGTGACCTcaacattaataataatggtgGTGGTTTTGGGGAGATTGAGGATGGGAGAAATAATGCTTCTGAGAGTAGATTTTCGTTTCCATGGCCATTCAATGGCTTGTTTTCATCGCAAGCTGGAGCTGGAAACTCCTCCGGAGGAAGTACAAGTGATTCTCAAAGGGATGACAGTTCCATTTGA